A window of the Lolium perenne isolate Kyuss_39 chromosome 7, Kyuss_2.0, whole genome shotgun sequence genome harbors these coding sequences:
- the LOC127323854 gene encoding transcription factor bHLH94-like, whose product MALEAVVFSGGFCGYGTGIELEGSNACWAASLMIPGAEVPRGSSSLAALPPPVRGGGDRGGAEGAEGEAVVAAATSGAAGRRKRRRARSVKNVEEAETQRMTHIAVERNRRKQMNEYLAVLRSTMPPSYVQRGDQASIIGGAINYVKELEQLVQSLEARCHARLRNPVLDDVSAAVAVPFADFFTFPQYTMSVLRPHVPDPAVAAASAGETATDADEMATGSKHSAVADIEVTIVESHANLKLLSRRRPRQLLRIVAGLQGHRLAVLHLNATSAGHMALYSLSLKVEDDCRLSSVDDIAAAVHRIVEMIAREEEHKEASRS is encoded by the exons ATGGCATTGGAGGCCGTGGTGTTCTCGGGAGGATTCTGTGGGTACGGTACCGGCATTGAGTTGGAGGGGAGCAACGCCTGCTGGGCCGCCTCCCTCATGATCCCGGGCGCGGAAGTCCCGCGCGGCAGTTCCTCCTTGGCAGCGCTGCCGCCGCCGGTCCGCGGCGGTGGTGATCGTGGAGGCGCGGAGGGCGCTGAGGGcgaggcggtggtggcggcggcgacctcgGGTGCGGCCGGCAGGAGGAAGCGGCGCAGAGCGAGGAGCGTGAAGAACGTGGAGGAGGCGGAGACCCAGCGGATGACCCACATCGCCGTCGAGCGCAACCGCCGCAAGCAGATGAACGAGTACCTCGCCGTGCTCCGCTCCACCATGCCGCCTTCCTATGTCCAAAGG GGAGACCAGGCGTCCATAATTGGCGGCGCAATCAACTACGTCAAGGAGCTGGAGCAGCTGGTCCAGTCCCTGGAGGCGCGCTGCCACGCACGCCTCCGCAACCCCGTCCTCGACGACGTCTCCGCCGCCGTAGCAGTACCCTTCGCGGACTTCTTCACCTTCCCGCAGTACACAATGAGCGTCCTCCGCCCTCACGTCCCGGACCCCGCCGTCGCAGCGGCATCTGCGGGCGAAACGGCGACCGACGCCGACGAGATGGCGACGGGCTCGAAGCATTCGGCCGTGGCGGACATCGAGGTGACCATCGTGGAAAGCCACGCCAACCTGAAGCTGCTCTCCCGGCGGCGGCCGAGGCAGCTGCTGAGGATCGTGGCCGGGCTGCAGGGCCACCGGCTCGCCGTGCTGCACCTCAACGCCACCAGCGCCGGCCACATGGCCCTCTACTCTCTCAGCCTCAAG GTGGAAGACGACTGCCGGCTCTCGTCGGTGGACGATATCGCGGCGGCGGTCCATCGCATCGTCGAGATGATCGCGCGAGAGGAGGAGCACAAGGAAGCGAGCCGTAGCTAG